A stretch of Henckelia pumila isolate YLH828 chromosome 4, ASM3356847v2, whole genome shotgun sequence DNA encodes these proteins:
- the LOC140862523 gene encoding bifunctional riboflavin biosynthesis protein RIBA 1, chloroplastic, which translates to MASIGFSYSSTAISRSRVLKTFGLFNGLHRENIRSVNGLESLNQWSGKVGVSIKASGKIKSILFSEEDGEDSHSTGFNDAKNDVKINGSAGIEAQSDSVVLGALGADMVPTNSGFPVDNGEFDLDLPTPGFSSITEAIEDIREGKMVVVVDDEDRENEGDLIMAASKVTPEAMAFFVRHGTGIVCVSMKEQDLERLQLPLMVMDKENEEKLTTAFTVSVDAKHGTATGVSARDRATTIKALSSKDSKPGDFNRPGHIFPLKYREGGVLKRAGHTEAAVDLSMLAGLDSAGVLCEIVDDDGSMARLPKLRQFAEQENLKLISIADLIRYRRKRDRLVEPASAAGIPTTWGPFTAYCYRSILDGMEHIAMVKGDIGDGQDILVRVHSECLTGDIFGSARCDCGNQLGLAMQQIEAAGRGVLVYLRGHEGRGIGLGHKLRAYNLQDAGSDTVEANEELGLPVDSREYGIGAQILRDLGVRTMNLMTNNPTKYSGLKGYGLAVSGRVPLDTTITKENKRYMETKRDKMGHVYGLDTNGYPALITKKN; encoded by the exons ATGGCTTCCATTGGTTTTTCTTATTCATCGACCGCAATTTCTCGCTCTCG AGTCTTGAAAACTTTCGGACTGTTCAATGGTCTCCACCGTGAAAATATCCGATCTGTGAATGGTTTAGAGTCCTTAAACCAGTGGAGTGGAAAAGTAGGTGTCAGCATCAAGGCTAGTGGGAAAATTAAATCCATTTTGTTTTCTGAAGAAGATGGTGAGGATTCTCATTCCACTGGCTTTAATGATGCAAAAAATGATGTCAAGATTAATGGATCGGCTGGCATTGAGGCGCAATCTGATTCTGTAGTATTAGGAGCACTTGGCGCCGATATGGTACCGACCAATAGTGGCTTTCCTGTTGATAATGGTGAATTTGATTTGGACCTGCCAACGCCAGGTTTCTCATCTATTACTGAGGCCATTGAAGATATTCGTGAAGGAAAG ATGGTTGTAGTTGTTGATGATGAGGATAGAGAAAACGAGGGAGATCTGATAATGGCTGCTTCAAAAGTAACCCCCGAGGCTATGGCTTTTTTTGTGAGGCATGGTACTGGAATAGTATGTGTGAGCATGAAAGAGCAGGACTTGGAGAGGCTGCAGCTCCCTTTGATGGTTATGGATAAAGAAAATGAGGAGAAACTTACTACTGCATTCACTGTTTCAGTG GATGCAAAACATGGTACAGCTACGGGTGTCTCGGCACGTGATAGGGCGACAACAATTAAGGCTCTTTCATCAAAAGATTCAAAGCCCGGGGATTTCAACCGCCCGGGACACATATTTCCACTGAAGTACCGAGAGGGAGGTGTTCTAAAACGAGCTGGGCACACGGAAGCTGCTGTTGATCTTTCCATGCTAGCCGGTTTAGACTCTGCTGGAGTTTTATGTGAGATTGTTGATGACGATGGTTCCATGGCAAGGTTACCAAAGCTTCGGCAATTTGCAGAACAAGAAAACTTGAAGCTTATATCTATTGCTGACTTAATAAG ATATAGGAGAAAGAGGGACAGATTGGTGGAACCTGCATCTGCTGCTGGAATACCAACTACTTGGGGTCCGTTCACAGCTTATTGCTACAGATCAATTTTGGATGGGATGGAACATATCGCAATGGTTAAG GGTGATATTGGCGATGGACAAGATATTCTTGTGAGAGTGCACTCGGAATGTTTGACTGGGGACATATTTGGATCAGCCAGATGTGACTGCGGAAACCAGCTGGGGCTTGCAATGCAGCAGATTGAAGCTGCTGGCAGGGGCGTCTTAGTTTACCTCCGTGGTCATGAGGGGAGGGGAATTGGTCTTGGCCACAAACTTCGTGCTTACAACTTGCAAGATGCGGGAAGTGATACTGTTGAAGCTAATGAAGAGTTGGGCTTGCCTGTCGATTCAAGAGAGTATGGAATTGGTGCACAG ATACTTAGGGATCTCGGTGTTAGAACAATGAACTTGATGACAAACAATCCTACAAAGTACTCTGGGCTCAAAGGCTACGGTTTAGCAGTTTCAGGCAGGGTTCCGCTCGATACCACCATCACCAAGGAGAACAAGCGATACATGGAGACAAAACGGGACAAAATGGGCCACGTTTATGGGCTCGATACAAATGGCTATCCAGCTCTCATCACCAAGAAAAATTGA
- the LOC140865701 gene encoding uncharacterized protein: MAFHHRKLLNESDSDSSCQINFCDPKINLKGLCPPNCIHVCPDCCTIPIMDSPFWPPPPADEDQLHKPSTLSNLLTVSLAILATSFFLFACYIIYKIFLTWYNSRRPSPSARFHDEESGPEEFLDVDHGPAVDHPIWYIRTVGLDPSVISSIAIVKYEKGGGLIEGTDCSVCLSEFQENESLRLLPKCNHAFHIPCIDTWLRAHTNCPMCRARIVSNAASSSENAIVPDSAGRVEGSANDHAGASGAENEADSGLRVRIEEEDEPRAPFGLKMNEVYGLENGIQPARRSVSMDSLSASVLRKAIANASLAQSDETSGLESVETKETNGGIVEKSGGIDRNLLRLVGSSSSSRHSSMKRSVSCSARVLLSRCSGKGWNPEIPP, from the coding sequence ATGGCTTTTCACCATAGAAAACTGCTGAATGAATCGGATTCCGATTCAAGCTGCCAAATAAATTTTTGTGATCCCAAAATAAACCTCAAAGGATTATGTCCACCCAACTGTATCCATGTATGCCCTGATTGTTGCACAATTCCAATCATGGACTCCCCATTTTGGCCGCCGCCGCCGGCGGACGAAGACCAGCTGCACAAACCTTCAACTCTTTCTAATCTTCTCACCGTATCCTTAGCCATTTTGGCCACGTCTTTCTTCTTATTTGCTTGTTACATAATCTACAAGATCTTCTTGACTTGGTACAACTCTAGGAGGCCGTCTCCATCAGCCAGGTTCCACGACGAAGAGTCGGGCCCTGAAGAGTTTCTTGATGTGGATCACGGGCCGGCCGTCGACCATCCGATCTGGTACATAAGGACCGTTGGTCTCGATCCATCTGTGATCAGTTCCATCGCCATAGTTAAGTATGAGAAAGGTGGAGGTCTTATAGAAGGAACAGATTGCTCTGTTTGCTTGAGTGAGTTTCAAGAAAATGAGAGCCTTCGGCTGCTGCCTAAATGCAATCATGCTTTCCATATTCCTTGCATCGATACTTGGCTCCGAGCACACACGAATTGCCCCATGTGTCGGGCCCGAATAGTGAGCAACGCAGCGTCGTCATCAGAGAATGCGATTGTTCCGGATTCTGCAGGCAGGGTGGAGGGAAGTGCTAATGATCATGCTGGAGCTTCTGGTGCAGAGAATGAGGCCGATTCGGGCTTGAGAGTTCGGATTGAGGAGGAAGACGAACCCCGGGCTCCATTCGGACTAAAGATGAATGAAGTTTACGGATTGGAGAATGGGATTCAACCTGCGAGAAGATCGGTTTCAATGGATTCTTTATCGGCATCAGTTCTCAGAAAAGCCATCGCCAATGCTTCTTTAGCTCAATCTGACGAGACTTCGGGCCTCGAATCCGTCGAAACGAAAGAAACAAATGGTGGGATTGTTGAGAAAAGTGGTGGGATCGATCGAAACTTGTTGAGATTAGTTGGAAGCTCATCATCATCGAGGCATTCTTCTATGAAAAGATCGGTTTCATGCAGTGCCAGAGTGTTGCTTTCGCGATGCAGCGGCAAGGGCTGGAATCCGGAGATTCCTCCGTGA
- the LOC140862524 gene encoding uncharacterized protein, protein MAAARNSSSSYKFHTWVTLLYRTRVVSSGLWLSRQAQRPDLPPCRGVSVDQGLRFLTTDYSTAHLGTKLAIGKYTSAERVQASFSAHHENGFSNWMKWILGSLLSLVLPLLGKTWNDVRRLEGKVEVAAEEVDTVAEVVESVATAADKALKEVAEDLPNGKFKEAAEVMEHLCFVAAQDSILVQNLIHKAGEVKQDLEDMDAMVQAAVGNVQSADETKKSI, encoded by the exons ATGGCAGCAGCAAGAAATTCATCATCATCGTACAAATTCCATACTTGGGTCACACTTCTTTACCGGACGAGGGTTGTGTCCAGTGGACTGTGGCTGAGCCGCCAAGCCCAACGCCCCGATCTGCCACCATGTCGGGGTGTTTCTGTGGATCAAGGGCTGAGGTTCTTGACCACTGACTACTCTACGGCGCACCTCGGAACCAAATTGGCCAT TGGAAAGTATACAAGTGCTGAACGGGTACAAGCATCATTTTCAGCTCATCACGAGAATGGCTTCTCAAATTG GATGAAATGGATCTTGGGATCTTTACTATCATTGGTTTTGCCTCTGTTGGGTAAAACCTGGAACGATGTCCGAAGACTGGAAG GGAAAGTAGAAGTGGCGGCGGAAGAAGTCGATACGGTAGCAGAAGTGGTGGAATCGGTGGCAACCGCCGCCGATAAGGCGTTGAAGGAGGTGGCGGAAGATCTGCCTAATGGCAAATTTAAAGAAGCAGCTGAAGTCATGGAACATTTGTGTTTTGTTGCCGCCCAGGATTCTATACTCGTTCAGAATTTAATACACAAG GCTGGTGAAGTAAAGCAAGATTTGGAAGACATGGATGCTATGGTCCAGGCAGCTGTTGGTAACGTACAATCAGCCGACGAGACCAAAAAATCCATCTAA